AACTTGACGAAATGGAGCAATTTCAACTTGTGGAAGCTGAAAAAACTAGTAATTTAGAGGTCAAAGTGAAGAAGATgagaactattatttttgtttcATGGGCTTTGTTATTTGCTTTGGTTGTCGTAGGGATGATGAAGTGAATATATGTTGTCTTAATATGTTGTTGTAGTATTTTGGTTTAGTTATAGGGATGATGAAGTGAATGTATGTTGGTTTAGTAAGTTGTAGTATGTTGGTTTAGTAAGTtgtaatatgttggtttaatcattccTCCTGTTTCATCTTCTTTATGCATGTTCTTGTGTTACGTATGACCGTGATATAAAAGCACATGTTTATTTATTGGCAAGCGGCAGAGCTTATAATGGTGATTATTGGCATATTTATTTATGAAAAGTTATTTCAGTTGTTGGGCTTACATTATGACTGCTTTTTAAGTCCTTCCTCCTTTTTAACTTGATTGACATTTGGTTTGCTTTGTGGAGTTGGAACTGCACATATGATATTTCAACTGTACCTTCATGGACTAATTCATGTGAAGTTCAACTTATCACAGCAGTTCAACTAAACTGCCCAGCAAACTAAACTTTTGTGCGAACTAAACTGCTGACAAACTAAACTGTTGTGCAAACACCACTGCATATTAAACTGCTGGCAAACTAAACTGCTGGCAAACTAACTATTGTGCAAACATCACCGCACATTAAACACCATTGTTGTGCAAACTAAACTGATTTAATATTAGTTTTATAGTAAAACCAAAACACCAAAACAAAACATACAATGTTATATGTCATTTTACTATCATAGAGTTTGCAGTAAAACCAAAACATGTTTACTGCTGCTATAATGCTGCTACTAAAACCAAAACATGTTTACTGCTATCATAGAGTTTGCGAGAACTAACACCAAAACACATTAAACAAGTCTTGCCAGATTTGCAACTACATACAATAACCAAGATTCCTAGATTTGTGAGTTCCCATTGAGTTTCCTGCTCTTCAACTTCCTAACTTTCTTTTGTCTTGCCACTTTCAATTGATTTCCAGTCGTTGCTTCTTTACCTTTCCAAGTGAGCTTAGTAGGTGAGTAAGGAAGATCAGTGGGATAACTGACACCAGTATGATCTCTTCTGAAAGAGATCACTCTTGTCCCAATTGACGTCAATTATTTCTGCCTCATCAACAGTCTTGTTTGATCTTCAGAAATAATCTTAGATATTAAAGCAGGGTCACTTTCATGCTCACTACCATCACCAAAGGGTTCTATTTGGTGTCTTGGTATTCTAGGTGTAGGCATGAACACAAATTCACTTTCATGTTCACCTTCTTGTGTTGGTTGAGGGGCTGAACAACTAACATCCTCAACATTTTCTTCAGCACCAACctataattaaaaagaaaaactttctattAAATAACTGAAATTATATAAGAAGAAAGATAAGTTAAGAAGAAAGTACCTTGCATGTTCTTGAATTGTGGTCCAGTTCACCACAAATGATGCATGTCATTCTAGTTCCCCTTCTTGATGCAACCCAATCTCCTTGTCTCTTGTTAGCCTTATCGTGCTCCCTATTTCTTTTGACTTTTGGCCTTCCAACAGTTTTGGCAAGTGGAGGAGATTCCATAACATGTTCTGGTAATACTTTCCAGAACTTTTCACCTCTAACAGGTATCAACTTGGCCCTATATGTCATCAGTTAAGCTTCCTTGCTGTACTACCAACTAATTTCAGTCATTGGATCCTCTCTCTTGTATTTTAGTGTCGTGATGGAATAGGGGCATGTGATGCCAGTCAACTGCCAGGATCTACAAGTGCATTTCTTCTCCACTAGCTTCACTATATGTCTATCATCACCCTCAGAAACCTCATAGCCAGTTTCACCATTGAAATGAACAGTACATAAGTTGGCTACCTTCAAATAAGCAGCATACAACTTCATGCAGTTAGGACTGAACTCACCTCCCCATGTTCTAGCTTCTTCTTCCGTCTCTCTCAACCTGTTCATGACCTTGATTCTAatatcctcgagcatcttcagGATAGGCTTGCCTTTTGCTTCTAAGATCCAAGAGTTGAAGGACTCTGTAAAAATATTGTCCACCATCTGATTTTTGCACAATGTATCAAAGTATGACCTACACCAATTCTGTGGTGGATACCTAAGCAACTCCTTGGTAGCATCAACAGACAATTCGCCAAGATTCTTTAGTTTATCTTTAAAGTCCTCCTCATAAGTGCTCCAAGCAGACCACCATAGGTATTTCTTCATCTCTCCTGAAATTTTGATCCCCTTACTCCAGTTGGCTTCAATATATCTCACACAAAACCTGTGATTTGAGAGAGGGAGGACAGTTTTTACTGCTTCCAACAGACCCTGCACATGTAAATTTAAACAGAATTAactatataataattttaaaaataaatggaaTATTCAGTTAAACAAAATCATAAGTTGTACCTTTTGCATATTAGACATAAAGGTAATACTGGTTCCATCTTTCAGATTCAGTGAGTATTTTAGCAGTTCCAGAAATCATGTCCATGTCAAGGTGTTTTCCTTGTCAACTACAGCCCAGGCCAAGGGGTATAAATGATTCATACAATCTTGTGCAACAGCCACCAATAGTTGCCCCTTGCAATGATTAAGAAAGTCCCATCTAGTCCAATGAATGGTCCCAGCCCTTGTTTGAACCCCACCTTCATTGCATTGAAGCATATGTACATTCTAAGAAATCTTCTTTTACCTTCAGCCATGGCATCTTTTGATAAATTGATAACCACATTACTACCAGGATTGCTCTTCCTAATCTCATTTGCATATGCTTCTAATCTGTTATAGTCATCTAAAAAGCTTCCTTGCAATTGCTGAAGTGCTATCCTCTTAGCCCTTTTCAATGTGGAGTTATGTTCATTCAATGAAAATTGATTTTTTAAATCTAGTTTCATATCCTTTATCTTATACTTGGGGTTATTCTGCACCTTACTCTTGAAATAttgagctaaagtttttgttttggCTCTAGGATTCTCAAATGCATCTTCACAGTTGTGCTTTGTCTTCAATGTTTTTATCTTAAAGCCAGGACCCTTCTTATCTTCAGAGATGAGGTATACAAAAGGGCAGCCTACTACACATCTATACCTTACtcttattttatcactttttttaAGCTTCAGAGGTTTGGAATTTGCAATAGCATAGAAGTTCATGATTTTTCTGGCCTAATCCAAGTCCTTAAATGTCATAGACTTATCAAGCTCTTTGTAGTGAGTAGCTTATCATTAACTTCTTTACCCTTTTGCATCCTAAGTAACTCTAATTCTTCAAAATCATATTTATTAGCATCTGAACCATAATCTGAacttttatcactatcagattcACAATCAATACCTAATTCACACTGATATTGATCTGAAATTGGCTCTTCGTGGTCCCCCATATTGAAATATCTATAATATAGACATGGAAGAAAACATAGAGGGACCAGATGAATAATTTAACAACTTTGACAATAAAATATTGAACATACATTAAATTACTGCATATAATATAGTGGAAAGAATAAAGCACACTCTTTAAGAGATAAAGCACTTATTTCTGTCGATTTCAAAAACCTAATCCTACCACAGTGGAAAGCAAAAAGATATTGTCTTTAAGAGATAAAGCACATGATTTTGTCAATTTCAACAACCCAACCCTACCACACCATGATAAAATATGTGAAAAAGACACTTGCAGCCAAAGACGATGTAGACCTAGGGCACAAATTGACACCACATAAGGAAATAACAAAGATAACAAACAAAAAGAGTACCACACCCACATGCAAACACTATACAATATGCTGCAGGATCAGAAATACCAGCACATGACAAAACCCTAGAAAATTACAAAACAAATGGATTAATCCCTTTGTTCGAGACAGAGACCCAATAAATGGAAGGAGAAATTACCTAAATATCTTCAGATGATCTTCAATTTGTGTTGTTAAACCATGCTCGATCGTATCATCCCCTCAAGTCTCAAATCGCCTCTGTTGGAAGAACAAGGTTTAGAAATGGGGTTTGGAGGTTGTAACCAAAGTCCTTTTACGTTTTTAGGTCCTATATTTGGTGATAATCGGGTGTTTTTTACGGGTTAATGGGTTATCGGAGCAGTTTATGTGGATTCGCTTATGTGGATCCGCTTATGTGGATGCCATGTCATCTAATTAATGCCAATGAGAAGGCTTATGTGTTTAGCTGTTAGGTTGAAGGCATTATTGGCCCGGTTTGCTAACGTGGGGGATTTTAATGGCCCAGTTTACTAACGGAGGACAAAATTGAGCTATATCCAATAGTTTAAAGATATTATTGTACCTTTTCCagtattaaattggataattatttgcatttaataaatccttgaattattacagctcattccttatttgtcgagtttgtattttatttaataatttggtgttattgtcacttggattttatgtgaattccgtgtgtttgttgatttgaagtttttcttggaattaaattcatgatggaatccttatctgcaaatatttattaaataagtttaaattgaggagttaatataattattaagaatttggattaatgaagccGTTGCCCTATACTAAGTATTTTtcacctctgttgattgtttttagGTTTTATATACGTTATATGGAGCCTTGggttatttgttgagaaatttattgattctgctacatatttggaatttggttgtggtcaaaggcaaattgtgatatgaattgttgtattgtgttgtggtttaaacactctccttgatgttatttatgcttcctaccttacttgttaatgatatacatgtgcttggtaaggaagagtgtaaagcacgaagggtgatgccgtgccatttgaaagtgtaaagcatgaaaggtgatgtcattccatttgagagtgtaaagcacgaagggtgatgccgtgccattgagagtgtaaaagcacgaagggtgatgccgtgccatttcatttatattatcaggtgaggatgagagtaaaaacatgaagggtgatgtcgtaccattattttcatattatcatatattcatggaacgaagggtgtttccgtgcaggcgaggacgagagacatacattatattgtgatatcgttttgttgtgtatacattcatgcctttatattgagatgttattgtgcacctatatttTCTATCTAACTTGTAGTCATTGTTGCTTActgtgtgcctcccactttatttattttattgttattgacttttctcccacctagttggtattgttatatgtatgcacagtgagaaagagataaatgcacgaagggtgttgccgtgccaattgaatgagacaagtgcacgaatgtattgtcgtgccatttgatgtgatatgttgaataaaTTTCTCACACCAGGGAAGTTAAATGAtttgtcacatggtgacttttatttgaaagaattatatttgcaagatatttacttgaaagaattatattcgaaagatatttatttgaaagaattataatggaaagatatttatttggaggaagtatattcgaaatatatttattggaaaggattatattctagagacttttattgaaaaacttatagaaaaaagatgtatattttgaagaaCTTGAATAATTGGATGTAcctgtatttattatttatttgagcaatatttatggtattcATGTTGCCTTGACGTTTAAATTACTAGTTGATTGGTATTcctatcactgctatttattttttattatttttgtatgttatattgcacaggttatttaattagtgagtatcttgactgtacctcgtcactactctactaaggttagtcttgatacttactgggtaccgactttggtgtactcatactacacttctgcacatttttatgcaaaGCCAGGTTTGGAGATATTGGATTCGGACAGAGATTAGAGTATGAttataaggattcaaggtaggattgcttggtcatcgcagtcccttagagtctttccattttattgtactgttaatttcctATTAAAACAGTATTATATATTCGACCCTCGAGATAATtccatgtatttagttagagttcgtgactcagtattaccagtcttgggaggttgtattaaattatatgtttaaaaaaatggcttgaattgtgattttaatcggcttacttagtcttagagactaagtgccatcacgacgcctgtgatggaattttgggtcgtgacataaataatatgtaccatATGGAGCAATAAAAATCAATTGTTGTACCTCGACACACCCTGGTACATCAGTGTATTCTTCACACAAATCAATGTAGGATAAATGGTCTACTTCTTACTCTCTCAATAGGTGCACATCTTTTTTACAATAAGATAAATTGGTTTCAAGTTCCCAATCACCACCATGATTAAAACACAAATCTACTTTATCAACCATTCTTCTGACATATCTACatgtaacaacaacaaaaattacaaaaaaaaggaCCACATCAGTTAGGCATAAAGTCAAAAAAATATCaagtaataaagaaaaataaaggaccACAGTTATGTCGACTAACACCCACCCAACAACACATTAAAAATCGAAAAAACCCTAACTTTTTCATGTCGGACAAAGATGAATGGGCCCACcccaaacaaaaattaaaaacaaatgcATAAAGGAGCAAATAATAATATCATATGACCTATTAAACACAAAGAAAGAGACAACATTTATCGATTCCCATAATATTCCCAAACCCTAAAAGCttagccaaaataataaatactTACTTTTATCATTGATTCTTCAGTCAAGTAAGGCTATAAATGAAAGATTCTTCAGTAAAGTCCACGAAATCGAAGTAGGTAGCAATCCTAATTAAACTCTAAAACGCCATTACTAAGAGCTCTAATTTGACGGAGAGgacaagataaaatgaaatgggGGTAAAAGGAATGAGTAGGTAGAAATAGTATTTTTACTATGGGTGGTCCGAAAAAATGGGGCGTGTGGATATTTGGGGCGGGTTATATGCTTCCTGGACCAAATAGCCACGTGTCCCAATCAAATCGTGACAACATATCAAAATTTGGGACCACAGatgtgtcacgacctaaaattcaactagtcgtgtgttacaccctatattttcgtatgtaaaaatgcgtcgtaagcaaactaatgtaggacaaaaaagagataatatttaaaagtatataaagtaagttaatcatgttacctctgaggttacaaacattgaagatcatgaacaacaagtacaaagagggttggacagttcagaagctaaagcaattgaagaaaataatgtttcgtcgaaagtcgacaagttgggaatgttataacatatacctttggggtgagacttgggtgcttaacatgataaggagattatgttatgatttatattagtcgtatgacatccgtgtgttatgttttgaagtcaagagagttgtggaacaaaagtcgatgaaagtcatcacaagttacattcataagttttactgaaactttgggtcaaatgtaactgcgattttctccc
This DNA window, taken from Nicotiana tabacum cultivar K326 chromosome 4, ASM71507v2, whole genome shotgun sequence, encodes the following:
- the LOC107816462 gene encoding uncharacterized protein LOC107816462 translates to MGDHEEPISDQYQCELGIDCESDSDKSSDYGSDANKYDFEELELLRMQKDKKGPGFKIKTLKTKHNCEDAFENPRAKTKTLAQYFKSKVQNNPKYKIKDMKLDLKNQFSLNEHNSTLKRAKRIALQQLQGSFLDDYNRLEAYANEIRKSNPGSNVVINLSKDAMAEGKRRFLRMYICFNAMKVGFKQGLGPFIGLDGTFLIIARGNYWWLLHKIGLLEAVKTVLPLSNHRFCVRYIEANWSKGIKISGEMKKYLWWSAWSTYEEDFKDKLKNLGELSVDATKELLRYPPQNWCRSYFDTLCKNQMVDNIFTESFNSWILEAKGKPILKMLEDIRIKVMNRLRETEEEARTWGGEFSPNCMKLYAAYLKVANLCTVHFNGETGYEVSEGDDRHIVKLVEKKCTCRSWQLTGITCPYSITTLKYKREDPMTEISW